The Planctomycetaceae bacterium genome includes the window AATTCCGTCGGCCGTTTTTGCGCTCCCGGCAGCATTGCACCGCCTGCTGCAACACCCGCCTTCCGCCGCGCGTGAAACCATGGAAGCCGCGCCCGCCACTCCGTGAGACGGGCGCACCCGCTTCGTTCCACGGATAATCCCAGCGGACAACTCAGCCATGACCATCCCCACCACTCAGCCACCGCCTTCAAATGCTCACCATCCGCGACGCCGCGGAAGAACTGAGCCTGCCGCCATCGCACATCATGCGGCTGATCGCCAGCAATCTCCTCCCTCACCACCGCCTCGGCCCCAACCAATCCCACATCCGCATCCTCAGAATCGACCTCGCACCGTTTCAACGGCAGGAGGGGATTCACGAATCGCTGCTTAAAGGGCGGAACCATGAATCGTGACCTCTCCATCAGCCAGGTCGCCCGCCAGCTGCAGATCCGCCGCGAGTCAGTCCGCCAACTGATCGAACACGGCTGGCTCGAAGCCTACGACGCCGCCCCGCCCGACGCCCGCCGCCGAGCCTACCGGATCTCCGAACAGGCGCTGCACGCCTACAAGGAATCCCGCAAAGTACGCAAGCAACTCCTCACTCGACGCCGATCACAAAAGCAGCCTGTCACCGAGTACTTTTGAGGTCCGCTACAAGGTGCAAGCGTGCATTCGGAACGGTAGGCTCGCACGAAAGGCAACATCGAAGACGATGGGGGACACCTGCACAATCAGCTCCGGTCAATTGATTGACGTGACCACGGCCAAATCCGCCACGGAGAAGCCGGCGAAGACCCGTAAGGTGAAGACCGACGACAAACTCAGCCAACTCGATGCAGCGGTCAAGGTGCTCACCGAATCGGGCGAGCCGATGACGACCAAGGCGATGATCGACGCGATGGCCTCTCACGGGTACTGGACCAGCCCCGGCGGAGCGACCCCTTGGGCCACTCTCTACTCCGTGCTCATCCGCGAGATCGCCAACAAGGGGGACGAATCCCGGTTCACCAAGGTCGACCGGGGCCAGTTCGCCTTGAGCGCCGCGACCACACCAACTCCAAAGACCAAGGGTAAGAAGTCGGCCAAGAAGTCCAAGCCCGCCGACGGGACGCCTGCCCGAAGGCGGTTTCTGA containing:
- a CDS encoding excisionase family DNA-binding protein; the protein is MNRDLSISQVARQLQIRRESVRQLIEHGWLEAYDAAPPDARRRAYRISEQALHAYKESRKVRKQLLTRRRSQKQPVTEYF
- a CDS encoding winged helix-turn-helix domain-containing protein; the protein is MGDTCTISSGQLIDVTTAKSATEKPAKTRKVKTDDKLSQLDAAVKVLTESGEPMTTKAMIDAMASHGYWTSPGGATPWATLYSVLIREIANKGDESRFTKVDRGQFALSAATTPTPKTKGKKSAKKSKPADGTPARRRFLISSRFEVSP